The following are encoded together in the Meriones unguiculatus strain TT.TT164.6M chromosome 16, Bangor_MerUng_6.1, whole genome shotgun sequence genome:
- the LOC132648385 gene encoding uncharacterized protein LOC132648385 isoform X2, which yields MPVYIPALPNAELLTSPPPGSGRGSPASQRRPAPCRASRCTPLSRPPATGLTNIRRGGATAAQPRQPPSRLGLRENSLRAALTAEGSAPESGREEGTSLAATPSSALSRPRGGLHNREHTPLPQPPQPRKLPDAASFHLPSGPRHPPPPFTANSWGLETARG from the exons ATGCCGGTCTACATCCCGGCGCTCCCCAACGCCGAGCTCCTTACATCCCCGCCTCCTGGTTCTGGCAGAGGCTCCCCAGCATCGCAGCGGAGACCTGCTCCCTGCCGGGCTTCCCGCTGCACCCCCCTTTCCCGCCCCCCTGCGACCGGACTCACCAACATCAGGCGCGGCGGTGCAACTGCAGCCCAGCCCCGCCAGCCGCCCTCCCGTCTCGGGCTCCGGGAGAACTCCCTCCGAGCGGCCCTGACGGCCGAGGGCTCTGCACCCGAGAGCGGCCGGGAGGAGGGGACAAGCCTGGCGGCGACGCCCAGCTCCGCCCTTTCCCGGCCCAGGGGAGGGCTGCACAACCGGGAGCACACCCCGCTGCCACAGCCGCCGCAGCCGAGGAAGTTGCCTGACGCCGCTTCCTTCCACCTACCTTCAGGCCCTCGCCACCCTCCCCCACCGTTCACTGCAAACTCCTGGGGGCTTGAGACCGCAAGGG GGTGA
- the LOC132648385 gene encoding uncharacterized protein LOC132648385 isoform X1 has protein sequence MPVYIPALPNAELLTSPPPGSGRGSPASQRRPAPCRASRCTPLSRPPATGLTNIRRGGATAAQPRQPPSRLGLRENSLRAALTAEGSAPESGREEGTSLAATPSSALSRPRGGLHNREHTPLPQPPQPRKLPDAASFHLPSGPRHPPPPFTANSWGLETARGAGCTLAFFPKTVSCVPREGE, from the coding sequence ATGCCGGTCTACATCCCGGCGCTCCCCAACGCCGAGCTCCTTACATCCCCGCCTCCTGGTTCTGGCAGAGGCTCCCCAGCATCGCAGCGGAGACCTGCTCCCTGCCGGGCTTCCCGCTGCACCCCCCTTTCCCGCCCCCCTGCGACCGGACTCACCAACATCAGGCGCGGCGGTGCAACTGCAGCCCAGCCCCGCCAGCCGCCCTCCCGTCTCGGGCTCCGGGAGAACTCCCTCCGAGCGGCCCTGACGGCCGAGGGCTCTGCACCCGAGAGCGGCCGGGAGGAGGGGACAAGCCTGGCGGCGACGCCCAGCTCCGCCCTTTCCCGGCCCAGGGGAGGGCTGCACAACCGGGAGCACACCCCGCTGCCACAGCCGCCGCAGCCGAGGAAGTTGCCTGACGCCGCTTCCTTCCACCTACCTTCAGGCCCTCGCCACCCTCCCCCACCGTTCACTGCAAACTCCTGGGGGCTTGAGACCGCAAGGGGTGCGGGATGCACTCTTGCGTTCTTCCCCAAAACCGTTTCCTGTGTCCCTCGGGAGGGGGAATAA